The following proteins are co-located in the Microbulbifer sp. VAAF005 genome:
- a CDS encoding ABC transporter permease: MFFKLAWQSLMQRKGSVSLAVLSVAISLILMLGIEQLRSHTKNSFSRTVSGVDLIVGAPTGQLNLLLYSVFHIGNASNHISWDSYQELSHLPQVGWAIPLSLGDSHQGYRVVGTSTGFLDHYRYGNKRPLELSTGQNFIDTFSVILGAEVARELNYQLDDTLTLAHGLVGTRFTEHGENPFIVSGILKPTGTPVDRALYVSLAGLEAVHGADAEHDDLVPNNITAFLLGLNSPIATFQVQRKINEYSKEPLLAILPGIALSELWQISGGIEKVLFFVSAMVVLAALLGLCILLLSTMRERRLEIVLLRTVGSGPLFLFLLIQTEAFLVLLLGATIAVSGLIMGGWLVEPILTDKFGIYLDGVVIGEHTIVLLALVLVSTLIVAAIPAISACRQSLGDSDLLH; encoded by the coding sequence ATGTTTTTTAAACTTGCTTGGCAAAGCCTGATGCAGCGTAAGGGTAGTGTGTCACTGGCCGTATTGTCTGTAGCAATCAGTTTGATTCTAATGTTGGGGATCGAGCAGTTGCGAAGCCATACTAAAAACAGCTTTAGTCGAACTGTGTCAGGGGTAGACCTTATTGTTGGGGCGCCTACGGGACAATTGAATCTCTTGTTATACAGCGTATTCCATATTGGGAATGCCAGTAATCATATTTCATGGGATAGCTACCAGGAACTTTCTCACTTACCCCAGGTAGGTTGGGCGATACCCCTATCCTTGGGGGATTCGCACCAAGGTTACAGGGTGGTGGGAACCTCAACGGGATTTCTCGATCACTATCGGTATGGGAATAAGAGGCCATTGGAGCTATCAACCGGCCAGAATTTTATCGATACTTTTAGTGTCATATTGGGGGCGGAGGTCGCTCGGGAACTCAACTACCAACTTGATGACACTCTCACACTGGCGCACGGTTTGGTTGGAACGCGCTTCACAGAGCATGGTGAAAACCCCTTTATCGTTAGTGGCATACTCAAGCCTACTGGTACACCAGTAGATCGAGCACTCTATGTAAGCTTGGCGGGACTGGAAGCCGTTCATGGTGCTGATGCGGAGCACGATGATCTGGTGCCTAATAACATTACTGCCTTCTTACTCGGGCTTAATTCCCCTATAGCTACATTTCAGGTACAGAGAAAAATAAACGAATATTCGAAGGAGCCGCTGCTGGCAATATTGCCGGGCATTGCACTATCGGAGCTTTGGCAGATATCCGGTGGTATAGAAAAGGTATTATTTTTTGTCTCAGCTATGGTGGTTTTGGCTGCATTACTTGGCTTATGTATCTTACTACTTTCCACGATGCGCGAGCGCAGACTGGAGATAGTACTACTGAGAACTGTAGGTTCTGGCCCTTTGTTTTTATTCCTATTGATCCAGACTGAGGCATTTTTGGTTTTACTTTTAGGTGCGACAATTGCTGTTTCTGGATTGATAATGGGAGGCTGGCTGGTTGAGCCAATTCTGACAGATAAATTTGGAATCTATTTGGACGGCGTTGTTATAGGCGAACATACGATTGTGCTTTTAGCTTTAGTACTGGTAAGCACATTAATTGTGGCTGCTATTCCCGCTATAAGTGCATGCCGCCAGTCTTTGGGGGATAGTGATCTTCTGCATTGA
- a CDS encoding ABC transporter ATP-binding protein, producing MNAFTTRPQLAIEVEQLRFAYRKGPAVLEVPYWSLPVGEQVFLRGRSGSGKSTLLNLLAGILVTKSGSQKVLGQSLDELSERKRDRFRARHIGVVFQRFNLIPYLSVEDNIRVATHFSGFRGDFRGRVNELLTGLCLGEEILPKKVASLSVGQQQRVAIVRALINEPQLLLVDEPTSALDPEARDAFVQLLMTACQQKKCTLIFVSHDSSLERHFPLVMDMREINIAWKLRPEWDTAPEALADVF from the coding sequence ATGAATGCCTTCACTACAAGACCTCAACTTGCTATTGAGGTGGAGCAGTTGCGCTTCGCCTATCGTAAAGGCCCGGCAGTTTTAGAAGTCCCCTATTGGTCGCTACCAGTGGGGGAGCAGGTGTTTTTACGCGGCCGATCCGGTAGTGGCAAGTCAACGCTGCTGAACCTCCTGGCAGGCATTCTGGTTACAAAATCGGGGAGCCAAAAGGTTCTAGGCCAATCGTTGGATGAACTGAGCGAGCGCAAGCGGGATCGCTTCAGGGCGAGACATATTGGCGTTGTATTTCAGCGCTTTAACCTAATTCCCTATTTGAGTGTGGAGGACAATATTCGTGTCGCTACCCACTTTTCTGGTTTCCGTGGCGATTTTCGCGGCAGGGTTAATGAGCTGCTAACGGGGCTCTGTTTAGGAGAGGAAATTTTACCCAAGAAAGTGGCCAGCTTGAGTGTCGGACAGCAACAGAGGGTGGCAATCGTGCGGGCATTGATCAATGAACCGCAGTTATTGCTGGTTGATGAGCCTACATCTGCTTTGGACCCTGAAGCGAGAGATGCTTTTGTCCAGTTGTTGATGACTGCATGTCAGCAAAAGAAATGCACTCTGATCTTTGTCAGCCACGATAGCTCTTTGGAACGACACTTCCCTCTGGTTATGGATATGCGCGAAATAAATATTGCCTGGAAACTTAGGCCCGAGTGGGACACTGCACCAGAGGCTTTAGCCGATGTTTTTTAA
- a CDS encoding DUF3299 domain-containing protein — protein MNRTPLSAACTLTTALLTAACDSRIETRPISPPVAEHTQVKQVSINYREVSWEELIPKDDLDALLNPPEYIDDIVEGSTADSMPNTSAIASTSENESRYQAALTSTRIKPEFDNQQIRIAGFIVPIEFNDELTISNFLFVPYFGACIHLPPPPPNQVIHGSFSEGVQVDAVYEPFSIEGKLRTLKIESEFGTAAYSMEVDNIQPYTE, from the coding sequence ATGAACAGAACTCCCCTTTCGGCAGCCTGCACCCTGACCACCGCACTACTCACTGCTGCCTGTGACAGTCGAATTGAAACTCGTCCAATTTCGCCCCCAGTTGCAGAACATACTCAAGTCAAACAAGTAAGTATCAATTATCGCGAAGTCAGCTGGGAAGAGTTAATCCCGAAAGATGATCTGGATGCGTTACTCAACCCACCAGAATACATAGATGATATTGTTGAAGGCTCCACTGCCGACTCAATGCCTAACACATCAGCTATTGCCTCTACGAGCGAAAATGAAAGCCGTTACCAAGCCGCTTTGACTTCCACTCGAATAAAACCAGAGTTCGACAACCAACAGATACGTATTGCTGGGTTTATAGTTCCAATTGAATTCAATGACGAATTAACAATTTCCAATTTCCTTTTTGTTCCCTACTTCGGAGCCTGTATCCACCTGCCGCCCCCACCTCCAAATCAGGTTATCCATGGCAGTTTTTCTGAGGGAGTTCAAGTTGACGCTGTGTACGAACCTTTCTCTATAGAAGGGAAACTGAGAACATTGAAGATAGAAAGCGAGTTCGGAACTGCGGCTTACAGTATGGAAGTGGATAACATACAACCTTACACAGAATAA